From the genome of Oncorhynchus gorbuscha isolate QuinsamMale2020 ecotype Even-year unplaced genomic scaffold, OgorEven_v1.0 Un_scaffold_587, whole genome shotgun sequence, one region includes:
- the LOC124018897 gene encoding protein regulator of cytokinesis 1-like isoform X4, producing MRKSEVLAAESVACLNKALCHLKDIWEEIGIPEDQRLQRTNVVKNHIKSLLDMMITEEESLRTRLLSSIEACRKQLDTLCLELQLPPFEEERGVTMLQQEKEIRTQVEMLVKERTQRMQQLKALTERDQDLCDTLCSDPYALDPNTVPSLEQLDGFRQHIASQTTEKERRHAEFVGIKRQIILCMDDLDQLPETSFEKDIICEDQEAFCLSKDNIASLKLLLGQLEERKAENQAVCEAHREKIQELWDRLQVPQEERELFSEHMVASKKKNLDALEAEGRRLMELKRLNMRNVTEAIRSEMAWLWEKCFFSSDQQQAFVPYFSNDFTEQLLGLHEAEILRLKQHYEEHKDLFEGVQRWEESWRLFLELEKKATDPSRFTNRGGNLLKEEKQKAELHKSLPKLEKKLKAQIDVWEQEQAREFLVNGQKFLQFVEEQWELHRIEKENEKLERQLKKSKQIEVDMLYGTAVRTPTKRRFLGTTTPSKARKFNGTTSSLSSANSNSTMRSAYGGTVCHSPSRPTLSVNKVPSVRTPGRSKPPLAGLQERNKENMGQVTGLGVPLQSARPLQGHYHQEQARHTELHHCSPLTP from the exons ATGAGGAAGAG TGAGGTGCTCGCAGCCGAGTCAGTGGCTTGCCTGAATAAAGCTCTCTGCCACTTGAAGGACATCTGGGAAGAGATAGGAATACCAGAAGACCAAAGACTACAGAGAACCAATGTGGTCAAGAATCACATCAAG AGTTTGTTAGACATGATGATAACAGAGGAGGAGTCTCTTAGGACCAGACTGTTGAGCAGCATCGAAGCCTGTCGCAAACAACTGGATACGCTGTGCTTGGAACTGCAGCTACCCCCATTTGAG GAGGAGAGGGGCGTCACCATGCTGCAGCAGGAGAAGGAGATCCGGACCCAGGTGGAGATGTTGGTGAAGGAGCGGACCCAGAGGATGCAGCAGCTGAAGGCCTTGACGGAGCGCGACCAGGACCTATGTGACACTCTGTGTTCGGACCCCTACGCCCTCGACCCTAACACCGTGCCCTCCCTGGAGCAGCTGGACGGCTTCCGCCAGCACATCGCCAGCCAGACCACAGAGAAG GAGCGGCGGCATGCTGAGTTTGTGGGCATCAAGAGGCAGATCATCCTGTGCATGGATGACCTGGACCAGCTGCCAGAGACCAGCTTCGAGAAGGACATCATCTGCGAGGACCAGGAGGCCTTCTGCCTGTCCAAAGACAACATCGCCTCACTCAAACTCCTCCTCGGCCAA CTagaggagaggaaggcagagaaCCAGGCGGTGTGTGAGGCTCACAGGGAGAAGATCCAGGAGCTGTGGGACAGACTGCAGGTGccccaggaggagagagagctctTCTCAGAGCACATGGTCGCCTCCAAGAAGAAGAACCTGGATGCT TTGGAGGCAGAGGGCAGGCGACTGATGGAGCTCAAACGACTGAACATGCGAAACGTTACTGAAGCCATCCGCTCAGAGATGGCATGGCTCTGGGAGAAATGCTTCTTCAGCAGTGATCAGCAGCAGGCCTTTGTGCCCTACTTTAGCA ATGATTTTACAGAGCAGCTGTTGGGGCTGCACGAAGCTGAGATCCTGAGGCTGAAGCAGCACTATGAAGAACACAAGGATCTGTTTGAGGGGGTTCAACGCTGGGAGGAGAGCTGGAGACTCTTCCTGGAACTAGAG AAAAAAGCCACAGACCCCTCCAGGTTCACCAACAGAGGAGGGAATCTGCTgaaagaggagaaacagaaagccGAGCTCCACAAAAGCCTGCCCAAG CTTGAGAAGAAGCTGAAGGCTCAGATTGATGTGTGGGAGCAGGAGCAGGCCAGGGAGTTCCTGGTGAATGGACAGAAGTTCCTGCAGTTTGTAGAGGAGCAGTGGGAGCTGCACCGCAtcgagaaagagaatgagaagcTGGAGAGG CAACTGAAAAAGAGCAAGCAGATTGAGGTGGATATGCTGTATGGGACAGCTGTCCGGACGCCTACCAAAAGGAGATTCCTTGGCACAACTACCCCCAGCAAAGCACGAAAG TTCAATGGCACCACCTCCAGCCTCTCTAGTGCCAACTCTAACAGCACCATGCGCTCAGCCTATGGCGGAACTGTCTGCCACTCACCCTCCCGCCCCACTCTGTCAGTCAACAAG GTCCCATCGGTACGGACCCCGGGTCGCAGTAAGCCCCCTCTTGCAGGACTGCAGGAGCGCAACAAGGAGAACATGGGCCAGGTGACCGGACTTGGAGTTCCTCTTCAGAGCG CGAGACCTCTCCAAGGCCACTATCACCAAGAGCAAGCCAGACATACTGAACTCCACCATTGCTCACCTTTGACCCCCTGA
- the LOC124018897 gene encoding protein regulator of cytokinesis 1-like isoform X2, with protein MRKSEVLAAESVACLNKALCHLKDIWEEIGIPEDQRLQRTNVVKNHIKSLLDMMITEEESLRTRLLSSIEACRKQLDTLCLELQLPPFEEERGVTMLQQEKEIRTQVEMLVKERTQRMQQLKALTERDQDLCDTLCSDPYALDPNTVPSLEQLDGFRQHIASQTTEKERRHAEFVGIKRQIILCMDDLDQLPETSFEKDIICEDQEAFCLSKDNIASLKLLLGQLEERKAENQAVCEAHREKIQELWDRLQVPQEERELFSEHMVASKKKNLDALEAEGRRLMELKRLNMRNVTEAIRSEMAWLWEKCFFSSDQQQAFVPYFSNDFTEQLLGLHEAEILRLKQHYEEHKDLFEGVQRWEESWRLFLELEKKATDPSRFTNRGGNLLKEEKQKAELHKSLPKLEKKLKAQIDVWEQEQAREFLVNGQKFLQFVEEQWELHRIEKENEKLERQLKKSKQIEVDMLYGTAVRTPTKRRFLGTTTPSKARKFNGTTSSLSSANSNSTMRSAYGGTVCHSPSRPTLSVNKVPSVRTPGRSKPPLAGLQERNKENMGQVTGLGVPLQSGGFKTLASPQCNFSINSVASTYSEFARDLSKATITKSKPDILNSTIAHL; from the exons ATGAGGAAGAG TGAGGTGCTCGCAGCCGAGTCAGTGGCTTGCCTGAATAAAGCTCTCTGCCACTTGAAGGACATCTGGGAAGAGATAGGAATACCAGAAGACCAAAGACTACAGAGAACCAATGTGGTCAAGAATCACATCAAG AGTTTGTTAGACATGATGATAACAGAGGAGGAGTCTCTTAGGACCAGACTGTTGAGCAGCATCGAAGCCTGTCGCAAACAACTGGATACGCTGTGCTTGGAACTGCAGCTACCCCCATTTGAG GAGGAGAGGGGCGTCACCATGCTGCAGCAGGAGAAGGAGATCCGGACCCAGGTGGAGATGTTGGTGAAGGAGCGGACCCAGAGGATGCAGCAGCTGAAGGCCTTGACGGAGCGCGACCAGGACCTATGTGACACTCTGTGTTCGGACCCCTACGCCCTCGACCCTAACACCGTGCCCTCCCTGGAGCAGCTGGACGGCTTCCGCCAGCACATCGCCAGCCAGACCACAGAGAAG GAGCGGCGGCATGCTGAGTTTGTGGGCATCAAGAGGCAGATCATCCTGTGCATGGATGACCTGGACCAGCTGCCAGAGACCAGCTTCGAGAAGGACATCATCTGCGAGGACCAGGAGGCCTTCTGCCTGTCCAAAGACAACATCGCCTCACTCAAACTCCTCCTCGGCCAA CTagaggagaggaaggcagagaaCCAGGCGGTGTGTGAGGCTCACAGGGAGAAGATCCAGGAGCTGTGGGACAGACTGCAGGTGccccaggaggagagagagctctTCTCAGAGCACATGGTCGCCTCCAAGAAGAAGAACCTGGATGCT TTGGAGGCAGAGGGCAGGCGACTGATGGAGCTCAAACGACTGAACATGCGAAACGTTACTGAAGCCATCCGCTCAGAGATGGCATGGCTCTGGGAGAAATGCTTCTTCAGCAGTGATCAGCAGCAGGCCTTTGTGCCCTACTTTAGCA ATGATTTTACAGAGCAGCTGTTGGGGCTGCACGAAGCTGAGATCCTGAGGCTGAAGCAGCACTATGAAGAACACAAGGATCTGTTTGAGGGGGTTCAACGCTGGGAGGAGAGCTGGAGACTCTTCCTGGAACTAGAG AAAAAAGCCACAGACCCCTCCAGGTTCACCAACAGAGGAGGGAATCTGCTgaaagaggagaaacagaaagccGAGCTCCACAAAAGCCTGCCCAAG CTTGAGAAGAAGCTGAAGGCTCAGATTGATGTGTGGGAGCAGGAGCAGGCCAGGGAGTTCCTGGTGAATGGACAGAAGTTCCTGCAGTTTGTAGAGGAGCAGTGGGAGCTGCACCGCAtcgagaaagagaatgagaagcTGGAGAGG CAACTGAAAAAGAGCAAGCAGATTGAGGTGGATATGCTGTATGGGACAGCTGTCCGGACGCCTACCAAAAGGAGATTCCTTGGCACAACTACCCCCAGCAAAGCACGAAAG TTCAATGGCACCACCTCCAGCCTCTCTAGTGCCAACTCTAACAGCACCATGCGCTCAGCCTATGGCGGAACTGTCTGCCACTCACCCTCCCGCCCCACTCTGTCAGTCAACAAG GTCCCATCGGTACGGACCCCGGGTCGCAGTAAGCCCCCTCTTGCAGGACTGCAGGAGCGCAACAAGGAGAACATGGGCCAGGTGACCGGACTTGGAGTTCCTCTTCAGAGCGGTGGGTTTAAAACCCTGGCTAGTCCGCAGTGTAACTTCAGCATTAACTCTGTCGCCAGCACTTATTCCGAGTTTGCG CGAGACCTCTCCAAGGCCACTATCACCAAGAGCAAGCCAGACATACTGAACTCCACCATTGCTCACCTTTGA
- the LOC124018897 gene encoding protein regulator of cytokinesis 1-like isoform X3 → MRKSEVLAAESVACLNKALCHLKDIWEEIGIPEDQRLQRTNVVKNHIKSLLDMMITEEESLRTRLLSSIEACRKQLDTLCLELQLPPFEEERGVTMLQQEKEIRTQVEMLVKERTQRMQQLKALTERDQDLCDTLCSDPYALDPNTVPSLEQLDGFRQHIASQTTEKERRHAEFVGIKRQIILCMDDLDQLPETSFEKDIICEDQEAFCLSKDNIASLKLLLGQLEERKAENQAVCEAHREKIQELWDRLQVPQEERELFSEHMVASKKKNLDALEAEGRRLMELKRLNMRNVTEAIRSEMAWLWEKCFFSSDQQQAFVPYFSNDFTEQLLGLHEAEILRLKQHYEEHKDLFEGVQRWEESWRLFLELEKKATDPSRFTNRGGNLLKEEKQKAELHKSLPKLEKKLKAQIDVWEQEQAREFLVNGQKFLQFVEEQWELHRIEKENEKLERQLKKSKQIEVDMLYGTAVRTPTKRRFLGTTTPSKARKFNGTTSSLSSANSNSTMRSAYGGTVCHSPSRPTLSVNKVPSVRTPGRSKPPLAGLQERNKENMGQVTGLGVPLQSDRLNQHSNRIGSIKRDLSKATITKSKPDILNSTIAHL, encoded by the exons ATGAGGAAGAG TGAGGTGCTCGCAGCCGAGTCAGTGGCTTGCCTGAATAAAGCTCTCTGCCACTTGAAGGACATCTGGGAAGAGATAGGAATACCAGAAGACCAAAGACTACAGAGAACCAATGTGGTCAAGAATCACATCAAG AGTTTGTTAGACATGATGATAACAGAGGAGGAGTCTCTTAGGACCAGACTGTTGAGCAGCATCGAAGCCTGTCGCAAACAACTGGATACGCTGTGCTTGGAACTGCAGCTACCCCCATTTGAG GAGGAGAGGGGCGTCACCATGCTGCAGCAGGAGAAGGAGATCCGGACCCAGGTGGAGATGTTGGTGAAGGAGCGGACCCAGAGGATGCAGCAGCTGAAGGCCTTGACGGAGCGCGACCAGGACCTATGTGACACTCTGTGTTCGGACCCCTACGCCCTCGACCCTAACACCGTGCCCTCCCTGGAGCAGCTGGACGGCTTCCGCCAGCACATCGCCAGCCAGACCACAGAGAAG GAGCGGCGGCATGCTGAGTTTGTGGGCATCAAGAGGCAGATCATCCTGTGCATGGATGACCTGGACCAGCTGCCAGAGACCAGCTTCGAGAAGGACATCATCTGCGAGGACCAGGAGGCCTTCTGCCTGTCCAAAGACAACATCGCCTCACTCAAACTCCTCCTCGGCCAA CTagaggagaggaaggcagagaaCCAGGCGGTGTGTGAGGCTCACAGGGAGAAGATCCAGGAGCTGTGGGACAGACTGCAGGTGccccaggaggagagagagctctTCTCAGAGCACATGGTCGCCTCCAAGAAGAAGAACCTGGATGCT TTGGAGGCAGAGGGCAGGCGACTGATGGAGCTCAAACGACTGAACATGCGAAACGTTACTGAAGCCATCCGCTCAGAGATGGCATGGCTCTGGGAGAAATGCTTCTTCAGCAGTGATCAGCAGCAGGCCTTTGTGCCCTACTTTAGCA ATGATTTTACAGAGCAGCTGTTGGGGCTGCACGAAGCTGAGATCCTGAGGCTGAAGCAGCACTATGAAGAACACAAGGATCTGTTTGAGGGGGTTCAACGCTGGGAGGAGAGCTGGAGACTCTTCCTGGAACTAGAG AAAAAAGCCACAGACCCCTCCAGGTTCACCAACAGAGGAGGGAATCTGCTgaaagaggagaaacagaaagccGAGCTCCACAAAAGCCTGCCCAAG CTTGAGAAGAAGCTGAAGGCTCAGATTGATGTGTGGGAGCAGGAGCAGGCCAGGGAGTTCCTGGTGAATGGACAGAAGTTCCTGCAGTTTGTAGAGGAGCAGTGGGAGCTGCACCGCAtcgagaaagagaatgagaagcTGGAGAGG CAACTGAAAAAGAGCAAGCAGATTGAGGTGGATATGCTGTATGGGACAGCTGTCCGGACGCCTACCAAAAGGAGATTCCTTGGCACAACTACCCCCAGCAAAGCACGAAAG TTCAATGGCACCACCTCCAGCCTCTCTAGTGCCAACTCTAACAGCACCATGCGCTCAGCCTATGGCGGAACTGTCTGCCACTCACCCTCCCGCCCCACTCTGTCAGTCAACAAG GTCCCATCGGTACGGACCCCGGGTCGCAGTAAGCCCCCTCTTGCAGGACTGCAGGAGCGCAACAAGGAGAACATGGGCCAGGTGACCGGACTTGGAGTTCCTCTTCAGAGCG ACAGGCTTAATCAACACAGTAATCGAATCGGTTCAATCAAG CGAGACCTCTCCAAGGCCACTATCACCAAGAGCAAGCCAGACATACTGAACTCCACCATTGCTCACCTTTGA
- the LOC124018897 gene encoding protein regulator of cytokinesis 1-like isoform X5 gives MRKSEVLAAESVACLNKALCHLKDIWEEIGIPEDQRLQRTNVVKNHIKSLLDMMITEEESLRTRLLSSIEACRKQLDTLCLELQLPPFEEERGVTMLQQEKEIRTQVEMLVKERTQRMQQLKALTERDQDLCDTLCSDPYALDPNTVPSLEQLDGFRQHIASQTTEKERRHAEFVGIKRQIILCMDDLDQLPETSFEKDIICEDQEAFCLSKDNIASLKLLLGQLEERKAENQAVCEAHREKIQELWDRLQVPQEERELFSEHMVASKKKNLDALEAEGRRLMELKRLNMRNVTEAIRSEMAWLWEKCFFSSDQQQAFVPYFSNDFTEQLLGLHEAEILRLKQHYEEHKDLFEGVQRWEESWRLFLELEKKATDPSRFTNRGGNLLKEEKQKAELHKSLPKLEKKLKAQIDVWEQEQAREFLVNGQKFLQFVEEQWELHRIEKENEKLERQLKKSKQIEVDMLYGTAVRTPTKRRFLGTTTPSKARKVPSVRTPGRSKPPLAGLQERNKENMGQVTGLGVPLQSGGFKTLASPQCNFSINSVASTYSEFATGLINTVIESVQSSETSPRPLSPRASQTY, from the exons ATGAGGAAGAG TGAGGTGCTCGCAGCCGAGTCAGTGGCTTGCCTGAATAAAGCTCTCTGCCACTTGAAGGACATCTGGGAAGAGATAGGAATACCAGAAGACCAAAGACTACAGAGAACCAATGTGGTCAAGAATCACATCAAG AGTTTGTTAGACATGATGATAACAGAGGAGGAGTCTCTTAGGACCAGACTGTTGAGCAGCATCGAAGCCTGTCGCAAACAACTGGATACGCTGTGCTTGGAACTGCAGCTACCCCCATTTGAG GAGGAGAGGGGCGTCACCATGCTGCAGCAGGAGAAGGAGATCCGGACCCAGGTGGAGATGTTGGTGAAGGAGCGGACCCAGAGGATGCAGCAGCTGAAGGCCTTGACGGAGCGCGACCAGGACCTATGTGACACTCTGTGTTCGGACCCCTACGCCCTCGACCCTAACACCGTGCCCTCCCTGGAGCAGCTGGACGGCTTCCGCCAGCACATCGCCAGCCAGACCACAGAGAAG GAGCGGCGGCATGCTGAGTTTGTGGGCATCAAGAGGCAGATCATCCTGTGCATGGATGACCTGGACCAGCTGCCAGAGACCAGCTTCGAGAAGGACATCATCTGCGAGGACCAGGAGGCCTTCTGCCTGTCCAAAGACAACATCGCCTCACTCAAACTCCTCCTCGGCCAA CTagaggagaggaaggcagagaaCCAGGCGGTGTGTGAGGCTCACAGGGAGAAGATCCAGGAGCTGTGGGACAGACTGCAGGTGccccaggaggagagagagctctTCTCAGAGCACATGGTCGCCTCCAAGAAGAAGAACCTGGATGCT TTGGAGGCAGAGGGCAGGCGACTGATGGAGCTCAAACGACTGAACATGCGAAACGTTACTGAAGCCATCCGCTCAGAGATGGCATGGCTCTGGGAGAAATGCTTCTTCAGCAGTGATCAGCAGCAGGCCTTTGTGCCCTACTTTAGCA ATGATTTTACAGAGCAGCTGTTGGGGCTGCACGAAGCTGAGATCCTGAGGCTGAAGCAGCACTATGAAGAACACAAGGATCTGTTTGAGGGGGTTCAACGCTGGGAGGAGAGCTGGAGACTCTTCCTGGAACTAGAG AAAAAAGCCACAGACCCCTCCAGGTTCACCAACAGAGGAGGGAATCTGCTgaaagaggagaaacagaaagccGAGCTCCACAAAAGCCTGCCCAAG CTTGAGAAGAAGCTGAAGGCTCAGATTGATGTGTGGGAGCAGGAGCAGGCCAGGGAGTTCCTGGTGAATGGACAGAAGTTCCTGCAGTTTGTAGAGGAGCAGTGGGAGCTGCACCGCAtcgagaaagagaatgagaagcTGGAGAGG CAACTGAAAAAGAGCAAGCAGATTGAGGTGGATATGCTGTATGGGACAGCTGTCCGGACGCCTACCAAAAGGAGATTCCTTGGCACAACTACCCCCAGCAAAGCACGAAAG GTCCCATCGGTACGGACCCCGGGTCGCAGTAAGCCCCCTCTTGCAGGACTGCAGGAGCGCAACAAGGAGAACATGGGCCAGGTGACCGGACTTGGAGTTCCTCTTCAGAGCGGTGGGTTTAAAACCCTGGCTAGTCCGCAGTGTAACTTCAGCATTAACTCTGTCGCCAGCACTTATTCCGAGTTTGCG ACAGGCTTAATCAACACAGTAATCGAATCGGTTCAATCAAG CGAGACCTCTCCAAGGCCACTATCACCAAGAGCAAGCCAGACATACTGA
- the LOC124018897 gene encoding protein regulator of cytokinesis 1-like isoform X1 produces MRKSEVLAAESVACLNKALCHLKDIWEEIGIPEDQRLQRTNVVKNHIKSLLDMMITEEESLRTRLLSSIEACRKQLDTLCLELQLPPFEEERGVTMLQQEKEIRTQVEMLVKERTQRMQQLKALTERDQDLCDTLCSDPYALDPNTVPSLEQLDGFRQHIASQTTEKERRHAEFVGIKRQIILCMDDLDQLPETSFEKDIICEDQEAFCLSKDNIASLKLLLGQLEERKAENQAVCEAHREKIQELWDRLQVPQEERELFSEHMVASKKKNLDALEAEGRRLMELKRLNMRNVTEAIRSEMAWLWEKCFFSSDQQQAFVPYFSNDFTEQLLGLHEAEILRLKQHYEEHKDLFEGVQRWEESWRLFLELEKKATDPSRFTNRGGNLLKEEKQKAELHKSLPKLEKKLKAQIDVWEQEQAREFLVNGQKFLQFVEEQWELHRIEKENEKLERQLKKSKQIEVDMLYGTAVRTPTKRRFLGTTTPSKARKFNGTTSSLSSANSNSTMRSAYGGTVCHSPSRPTLSVNKVPSVRTPGRSKPPLAGLQERNKENMGQVTGLGVPLQSGGFKTLASPQCNFSINSVASTYSEFATGLINTVIESVQSSETSPRPLSPRASQTY; encoded by the exons ATGAGGAAGAG TGAGGTGCTCGCAGCCGAGTCAGTGGCTTGCCTGAATAAAGCTCTCTGCCACTTGAAGGACATCTGGGAAGAGATAGGAATACCAGAAGACCAAAGACTACAGAGAACCAATGTGGTCAAGAATCACATCAAG AGTTTGTTAGACATGATGATAACAGAGGAGGAGTCTCTTAGGACCAGACTGTTGAGCAGCATCGAAGCCTGTCGCAAACAACTGGATACGCTGTGCTTGGAACTGCAGCTACCCCCATTTGAG GAGGAGAGGGGCGTCACCATGCTGCAGCAGGAGAAGGAGATCCGGACCCAGGTGGAGATGTTGGTGAAGGAGCGGACCCAGAGGATGCAGCAGCTGAAGGCCTTGACGGAGCGCGACCAGGACCTATGTGACACTCTGTGTTCGGACCCCTACGCCCTCGACCCTAACACCGTGCCCTCCCTGGAGCAGCTGGACGGCTTCCGCCAGCACATCGCCAGCCAGACCACAGAGAAG GAGCGGCGGCATGCTGAGTTTGTGGGCATCAAGAGGCAGATCATCCTGTGCATGGATGACCTGGACCAGCTGCCAGAGACCAGCTTCGAGAAGGACATCATCTGCGAGGACCAGGAGGCCTTCTGCCTGTCCAAAGACAACATCGCCTCACTCAAACTCCTCCTCGGCCAA CTagaggagaggaaggcagagaaCCAGGCGGTGTGTGAGGCTCACAGGGAGAAGATCCAGGAGCTGTGGGACAGACTGCAGGTGccccaggaggagagagagctctTCTCAGAGCACATGGTCGCCTCCAAGAAGAAGAACCTGGATGCT TTGGAGGCAGAGGGCAGGCGACTGATGGAGCTCAAACGACTGAACATGCGAAACGTTACTGAAGCCATCCGCTCAGAGATGGCATGGCTCTGGGAGAAATGCTTCTTCAGCAGTGATCAGCAGCAGGCCTTTGTGCCCTACTTTAGCA ATGATTTTACAGAGCAGCTGTTGGGGCTGCACGAAGCTGAGATCCTGAGGCTGAAGCAGCACTATGAAGAACACAAGGATCTGTTTGAGGGGGTTCAACGCTGGGAGGAGAGCTGGAGACTCTTCCTGGAACTAGAG AAAAAAGCCACAGACCCCTCCAGGTTCACCAACAGAGGAGGGAATCTGCTgaaagaggagaaacagaaagccGAGCTCCACAAAAGCCTGCCCAAG CTTGAGAAGAAGCTGAAGGCTCAGATTGATGTGTGGGAGCAGGAGCAGGCCAGGGAGTTCCTGGTGAATGGACAGAAGTTCCTGCAGTTTGTAGAGGAGCAGTGGGAGCTGCACCGCAtcgagaaagagaatgagaagcTGGAGAGG CAACTGAAAAAGAGCAAGCAGATTGAGGTGGATATGCTGTATGGGACAGCTGTCCGGACGCCTACCAAAAGGAGATTCCTTGGCACAACTACCCCCAGCAAAGCACGAAAG TTCAATGGCACCACCTCCAGCCTCTCTAGTGCCAACTCTAACAGCACCATGCGCTCAGCCTATGGCGGAACTGTCTGCCACTCACCCTCCCGCCCCACTCTGTCAGTCAACAAG GTCCCATCGGTACGGACCCCGGGTCGCAGTAAGCCCCCTCTTGCAGGACTGCAGGAGCGCAACAAGGAGAACATGGGCCAGGTGACCGGACTTGGAGTTCCTCTTCAGAGCGGTGGGTTTAAAACCCTGGCTAGTCCGCAGTGTAACTTCAGCATTAACTCTGTCGCCAGCACTTATTCCGAGTTTGCG ACAGGCTTAATCAACACAGTAATCGAATCGGTTCAATCAAG CGAGACCTCTCCAAGGCCACTATCACCAAGAGCAAGCCAGACATACTGA